Proteins encoded together in one Bos indicus isolate NIAB-ARS_2022 breed Sahiwal x Tharparkar chromosome 3, NIAB-ARS_B.indTharparkar_mat_pri_1.0, whole genome shotgun sequence window:
- the LOC139182216 gene encoding ribosome quality control complex subunit NEMF-like isoform X1, protein MKTRFSTVDLRAVLAELNASLLGMRVNNVYDVDNKTYLIRLQKPDFKATLLLESGIRIHTTEFEWPKNMMPSSFAMKCRKHLKSRRLVSAKQLGVDRIVDFQFGSDEAAYHLIIELYDRVS, encoded by the exons ATGAAGACCCGCTTTAGCACCGTTGACCTCCGTGCGGTACTTGCGGAGCTGAATGCCAG ctTGCTAGGAATGAGAGTAAACAATGTTTACGATGTGGATAATAAAACGTATCTTATTCGTCTTCAAAA ACCAGACTTTAAAGCTACACTTTTACTCGAATCTGGCATACGAATTCACACAACAGAATTTGAGTGGCCTAAGAATATGATGCCGTCTAGTTTTGCCATGAAG TGCCGAAAACATTTGAAGAGTCGGAGATTAGTCAGTGCAAAGCAGCTTGGTGTGGATAGAATTGTAGATTTTCAGTTTGGAAGTGATGAAGCTGCTTATCACTTAATCATTGAGCTCTATGACAGGGTAAGTtaa
- the LOC139182216 gene encoding ribosome quality control complex subunit NEMF-like isoform X2, which yields MKTRFSTVDLRAVLAELNASLLGMRVNNVYDVDNKTYLIRLQKPDFKATLLLESGIRIHTTEFEWPKNMMPSSFAMKRLYREDPYPQQLRICFGLHVSAENI from the exons ATGAAGACCCGCTTTAGCACCGTTGACCTCCGTGCGGTACTTGCGGAGCTGAATGCCAG ctTGCTAGGAATGAGAGTAAACAATGTTTACGATGTGGATAATAAAACGTATCTTATTCGTCTTCAAAA ACCAGACTTTAAAGCTACACTTTTACTCGAATCTGGCATACGAATTCACACAACAGAATTTGAGTGGCCTAAGAATATGATGCCGTCTAGTTTTGCCATGAAG AGGCTTTACAGAGAAGATCCTTATCCCCAGCAACTTAGAATCTGTTTTGGATTACACGTTAG TGCCGAAAACATTTGA